The Coffea arabica cultivar ET-39 chromosome 3c, Coffea Arabica ET-39 HiFi, whole genome shotgun sequence genome contains a region encoding:
- the LOC113734437 gene encoding uncharacterized protein produces MLRVSLLFHACFLEAKMRGVLGRTFVLVAFLAFVLDGVVLADVKGAKDEKHLFGHPGLFGRKGFRHGIGGGLGGGYGGGAGGGLAGGGGLGGGGGLGGGGGLGHGGGLGGGLGGGSGLGGGGGLGGLGGLGGGGLGGGAGAGFGGGAGGGAGGGGGFGGGGGAGGGLGGGAGGGYGGGAGGGLGGGGGGFGGGGGGGGGVGGGFGGGAGYGAGGGLGGGLGGGGGGGFGGGGGIGGAHN; encoded by the coding sequence ATGCTTAgggtttctcttctttttcatgCTTGTTTTCTTGAAGCAAAAATGAGGGGAGTTTTGGGACGTACTTTTGTGCTTGTTGCCTTCCTTGCTTTCGTTCTTGATGGGGTGGTTTTGGCGGATGTGAAAGGTGCTAAGGATGAGAAACATTTGTTTGGTCATCCAGGACTATTTGGAAGAAAGGGTTTTAGACATGGGATTGGTGGAGGTCTAGGTGGTGGTTATGGAGGTGGAGCTGGAGGTGGTTTGGCTGGTGGAGGAGGATTAGGTGGAGGGGGTGGtcttggtggtggtggtgggctAGGTCATGGTGGAGGTCTTGGAGGTGGTTTGGGTGGTGGAAGTGGTCTTGGTGGTGGCGGAGGTCTTGGAGGTCTTGGAGGTCTTGGAGGTGGTGGGCTAGGTGGCGGTGCAGGTGCAGGTTTTGGAGGTGGAGCTGGTGGAGGAGCTGGAGGGGGTGGAGGAtttggtggaggtggtggtgctGGTGGAGGCTTAGGCGGTGGTGCTGGTGGTGGCTATGGAGGTGGTGCAGGAGGTGGCCttggaggtggtggtggcggcTTTGgcggtggaggaggaggaggaggaggtgtAGGGGGAGGTTTCGGCGGGGGAGCAGGATATGGTGCTGGCGGAGGTTTAGGGGGTGGTCTTGGTGGTGGCGGAGGAGGTGGCTTTGGAGGGGGTGGAGGTATTGGAGGTGCTCACAATTAA
- the LOC113736092 gene encoding chalcone--flavanone isomerase-like gives MILMAPAFCVSEVEVEGHVFPSSMKPSGSNGTFFLGGAGYRGLEIQGKFIKFSLPGVYLEETAIPSLATKWKGKTAEELMESVEFFRDIITGPFEKFISLTFLKPLTGEEFSKKVSEDCADYLKVIGSYTDAEDKAIEKFHDIFKNESFQPGDSILYSQSPLGSLRISFSKHDSIPEVSSGVVENKLLSETVLECIIGRDGVSPSTRKSLAVRVSDLLKVSDSAS, from the exons ATGATACTAATGGCGCCGGCATTCTGCGTTAGCGAAGTTGAAGTTGAGGGCCACGTGTTCCCTTCATCCATGAAGCCTTCAGGCTCCAACGGCACCTTTTTTCTTGGAGGCGCGGGGTATAGAGGATTGGAAATTCAAGGCAAGTTTATCAAGTTCTCACTTCCTGGAGTGTATTTGGAGGAGACTGCAATTCCGTCGCTTGCCACCAAGTGGAAGGGCAAGACTGCTGAGGAGTTGATGGAATCTGTTGAGTTCTTCAGGGACATCATCACAG GTCCCTTTGAGAAGTTCATTAGTTTGACATTTTTGAAGCCCTTGACGGGTGAGGAATTCTCGAAAAAAGTAAGTGAAGATTGTGCCGATTACTTGAAAGTAATTGGAAGTTACACTGATGCAGAGGATAAAGCTATTGAAAAGTTCCATGATATTTTCAAGAATGAGTCCTTCCAACCTGGTGACTCCATCCTGTACTCCCAATCACCCCTTGGATCACTAAGAATTAGCTTCTCCAAGCATGATTCCATACCCGAGGTTAGCAGTGGAGTTGTGGAGAACAAACTACTATCTGAAACAGTGCTGGAATGCATTATTGGCAGGGATGGTGTTTCACCTTCTACAAGGAAGAGTCTGGCAGTACGAGTATCAGACTTGTTGAAAGTGTCTGATAGTGCATCATAG
- the LOC113733802 gene encoding cyclin-dependent kinase inhibitor 4 — MVVNHAQTPLGVRTRSMTLELKRLQKLPASPSATSAAIGDGGSYLQLRSRRVERLSPFAAKAKTRKILKGSTSKSQGTGPASENQESEKDKGKGPMLEENENEEKNNNPDDLKVMESSWGENNLEAESAERATRETTPVHLIRDPNALVLPPFSSTRRRYIRTTRANPRQFINPVEDYLNALFGDLEERHKNKCIEKYNFDFDKEEPLPGRYEWEKLMH, encoded by the exons ATGGTGGTGAACCATGCTCAAACCCCGCTTGGTGTACGTACGAGGTCCATGACTCTGGAACTCAAGCGTTTACAGAAGTTACCTGCTTCACCATCAGCTACATCTGCAGCCATTGGAGATGGTGGATCCTATCTGCAACTGAGGAGCCGTAGGGTGGAAAGGCTCTCACCATTTGCTGCTAAAGCAAAAACCCGAAAGATTCTCAAGGGTTCGACTTCAAAGAGCCAGGGAACCGGGCCAGCCAGTGAGAATCAAGAAAGTGAGAAAGACAAGGGGAAGGGTCCAATGCTGGAGGAGAATGAAAATGAGGAGAAAAACAATAACCCTGATGATTTGAAGGTGATGGAGTCCTCCTGGGGAGAGAATAACTTGGAGGCTGAAAGTGCTGAAAG gGCCACAAGGGAGACCACACCAGTCCATTTGATTAGGGATCCAAACGCTCTGGTTCTTCCCCCCTTTTCAAGCACCAGGCGTCGCTACATCCGCACCACAAGGGCCAATCCAAGGCAGTTCATTAACCCGGTAGAAGATTACCTGAACGCACTTTTTGGTGATCTTGAAGAGAGGCATAAAAACAAGTGCATTGAGAA ATACAACTTCGACTTCGACAAGGAAGAGCCGCTACCTGGCCGTTATGAGTGGGAGAAATTGATGCATTAA